In Festucalex cinctus isolate MCC-2025b chromosome 17, RoL_Fcin_1.0, whole genome shotgun sequence, the genomic stretch aaagaaatatgaagccaccttatggaacaataaatctatcaaacacattttaaccacttaatatatccaaaaatatttccaaaagtgcccttccctttttatcaacaatttttgtttttaacaatttttgtttttctttgccatcacattcatttttggttaatgtatgacatcttttttgtttttttaatctgagacacgatgatgaccacggaatcaccactgtttatgttttgttttttgggctgtcattcattttgagtttgatgacgtaatcgcgggcacgtctcagttctcctatctgctgctcatgctagttgtatacgtcgacagggagccacaaactgagaaatgagatacttgcagtgtgcttttagcttagctggtgtgttggctgtgggaccagacccgtcaccagaaagaaattgtagggggggcattacctttttttgggggggcacactttatcaacctaaatctaatgttcatcaggttgaacagcggcattgtgacaactgcaaaagtgttcagaaatattttctgtcacttaaaagcggcagttcgttctgaaatctaaaagacaaactgaaaaaaatgtatagttcattttgcatttattcaactcaaaagttcatttgaaacaaatccactcttcacttctataaacaactatgtccgaatgaatgactgcaacccagccccttctatctggaattggctagcagttgccttcatttgcatgttggaatagggctgtacgatatggatatcatttttgccagacatctctattctttgatctttgactcagcatgagacttcacatcattttactttttttatggtgccttctgtattttgtgttattttatttctatacttatacagatttctttttttagtattaattttatttgcgtgtatacttatctacttatatttactctaattaattttattttgtgttattttgtttcacttgtgtctactaaaagactaatttctattccatgcacagcactttgtatgcagcaatggatgttttaaagtgatttagaaataaggttgagttatgtcgatgatatacagaaacaacatatgggttcagtaaaaaactaagcagaatatcaatccaaaaggatgtgtaaagtgctgtttgttttttttaaattagaacttagtgacagtcatcaacatgaacaaacttggcaataaaaaaagagaattcaactcacattgtactgcaactgctttagtgataaataattttatgctccatagttgttgttgtgtacgtgtgactgcttgggtctgttaaccgcatactgtgtattgctacaattcatccgtgctgtgtggcttgactaattaaaagaaaagtttgccactcacttgtaaacgtaaccagtggactcaggattcccaatgatgtcaactgtgtcatcctggatcaaggtttggcgtttggtggctcccattaaagccgcacgagtgctcactgctcagtctttgtcccagcgccagccggcaaatgcgcactatctacccggaagtaggtttggctaaggcacgtctgcagatcGCGCGtctaccccccaccccaccccagcccTCGTGATCCGGATTGTAATTGGCTagccttagttgtcaatcaaagccaaacttgaaaggaggtatgtggttggctggcacgccatgctttacttaaaacagaaggcgcaagtttacgtgactgataggacgaatagttggtgagtcatcttgctagggcgggcacggctgactgacagggcgggcacggacccccaaggcccgcccatggcgacgggaccgtgtgggacatacctgtgtcgtttgaatccatgcattggatcgtcacgggagttattctttttggctcgcgtaccaacgccggcccgggacatacaagtgcaccgagaggactcgatagcaatgggaaataccgagatgtgaggcaccggcttctgctaactgtctccatatatatatatatatatatgtatatatgtatatatattaggggtgtgaattgcctagtacctgacgattcgattcgtatcacgattcacaggtcacgattcgattcgataccgattaatcccgatacgaatggtcacgattcgataccgattaatcccgatacgaatttataagtcgattgttgcgattttttttcattcatatttagaaaatactaatcagtaagcttgtagagtgtaagatttatatgaaaatgtattatttatttatctgaaatttcagtcttatagaggttgtaatctgtttcatgtttgaacagcattaaaataaaaatattaaggcttaatgtgccgttcatataacattcttccatgctcaaggtgtgaatcctaaaaaaaataaaataaaataaaataaataaataaataaaaaataaataaaataaaatcgattctgccgattattgaatcgattcgcgaattgcgcgatgtagtatcgcgatatatcgccgaatcgattttttttaacacccctaatatatatatatgtatatatgtatatatatatatgtatatatgtatatatatatatgtatatatgtatatatatatatgtatatatgtatatgtatatatgtatatatatatatgtatatatatatatatgtatatatatgtatatatatatgtatatatatatatatatatgtatatatatatatgtgtatatatatatatatgtatatatatatatgtgtatatatatgtatatatatatatatatatatatatatatgtatatatatatatgtgtatatatatgtgtatatatgtgtatatatatgtgtatatatgtatatatatatatatatatatatatatatatatatgtatatatatatatgtatatatatatgtgtatatatatgtgtatatatgtatatatatatatatatatatatatatatgtatatatatgtgtatatatatatatatatgtgtatatatatgtgtatatatatatatatatatgtgtgtatatatatatatatatgtgtatatatatatatatatatatatatatgtgtgtatatatatatgtgtgtatatatatatatatatatatatatgtgtgtatatatatatatgtgtgtatatatatatatatatatatatatatatatatatatatatatatatatgtatgtattaggggtgttaaaaaaaatcgattcggcgatatatcgcgatactacatcgcgcgattctcgaatcgattcaataatcggcagaatcgattttttttttttttttttttttttttttttttttttttttaggattcacaccttgagcatggaagaatgttatatgaacggaacattaagccttaatattttattttaatgctgttcaaacatgaaacagattacaacctctataagactgaaatttcagataaataaataatacattttcatataaatcttacactctacaagcttactgattagtattttctaaatttgaatgaaaaaaatcgcaacaatcgacttataaattcgtatcgggattaatcggtatcgaatcgaatcgtgacctgtgaatcgtgatacgaatcgaatcgtcaggtactaggcaattcacacccctaatgtatatgtatatatgtatatgtatatgtatatatatatgtatatgtatatatatatatgtatgtatatatatatgtatgtatatatatatgtatatatatatgtatgtgtgtatatatgtatgtatatgtatgtgtgtatatatatatgtatgtatatgtatatgtatatgtatatatatgtgtgtatatatatatgtatgtatatgtatatgtatatgtatatatatgtatatatatatgtatatgtatatatatatatatatacatatatatatatatatatatgctattttatctgcaacagccatcacagtcttactgaaaataatgctaggtATGCCTTACGCTGACTTAGACCTATACGtgacaaatatgtcaatgttggcgttcaatgcaagagtcatgtacattttgtacaagtgaagctgcatgtttctggggacgctggcgcacaagacaagtgaggagggacatgCTACAAACTTCTTTAgtgtcggcaactaaagagtcacttggggggaaaaaaaaaactacgggacccacatatcgttttggcatctacaatgaggtaggattttgctttcctttttttttttttaattctgctgcagacaccgttcaaacaggtggcccgttcgaaacaatatgtcagcacatccgccctattggatgtggcaattgtatttgccattacatcggcaaaaatagtaagattgactttgaatgggataatataatcaaaggtaataataattccttattaatccaatgagttgtggcttgatgatacatctccaaggagaaacagaaggaggcatctttacaaatagcttcactttgcctcatccaatatggctgtgGCATCAACGTACTTACGACGCCACCGCATtctactttgtgtgtgtgtactgtaaatgcggtctatgataatactgtcagcgggcgccattcaatggatagatgcatgacagtgctacataaatttatccaaatatattgggcaagttaatgctgtcagtatggtattcataataattgggcccgcccatgcatttcatgtaCCCCCCTTAATCCTGAGCTCTGGTGATGGTTCTGTCTGTACGTATACCATATAGTTGATAGTCTGCTCgcaagatgggaggagcaagatggccgccctgtgacctcaacggcttgcacgggtgtGTATGGACTATCGGCTattcagtcatatatacaggtcagtgcatATAATGCGTTACTtacattggctggcgaccaatcccAGATGGGTCCCGCCTCCGTCCGGTAGGCGGGACAGACCCCAGCTGGCCCTGATCAGAAAAGGCATGTCAAGCAATCCTGATCCTATTCAAGTGTTGCCGCAGCAATGTGCGTGGAGTGAGCCATCAGTCCGTGCGTCTGTGTTGCGTGCGAGGCAAAAATGGAGCGGACGCCAGCTCTGTGGTAAGCAAGTAGACTTTTATTGTGGAGAGCAAATGAAGCTCATTAGCGTCGTTATTGCAAAAAGTCGCTcgtaagggagaaaaaaaaaaaagaatcccaaTAAATCCAAACGATAATCGGCGTCCTTGCGCTTGGCGACCAATCCGCAAAGGAAAGCACATCTGTATCAAAAGTCCTGAAAAATCTTCAATAGAAAAATAGGTCGGGACTCAAAATCTTCATCATCCTCTTAGCACCCGTGAATGAGGCTGGCTAACGTTTAGAagctcaaatatatatattttttttctgcccacAATTTTATTGCTTCACACATGAAAGCAAACGAGACTCTTAAaggtatacttgactcattgagacattttcagcagtaaaaaataaaataaaaaataaatcatattttgtccagaatgaatttgataactattatttttcatgtacaattaatacctttttttaaagtaaattttctacatgctgtcgactgatgtaGGAAgtatgtaacgaccaatcatggctcagtttgctgaacaacctcagaaaacaggtgaaccatgattggtcgttaccgtacttcctcagcacaggtgatgtcatcatcagtcgacagcaagaagatttttttttcttttcaaggtattaattgtacatgaaaaatcatagttttcaaattaattctgacaaaattgaacttttcactgctaaaaatggttcagtgagtcaagtaacTCTTTTGGGGTGTGTCGCGTTACCGTGACGacctgcacacgcacacacgcattgtACCTTGTTGTTAGAAAGAAAAGGTGAAAAGGGTCAGGCGCAAAGGTCAAAGGTCACTTAGCATCCGGCTACAGCGGTAGTCCTTCCCAGCTGCCAAAGCCCCGACCCCCCTGGCGCTTGTTAGGGGGGCACATAGGGTGGCGGCGAGCGATACGGGGTCATGTTCTTGGGGCGCGAGCCTTTGCCGTCCTGGGGCGCCGCGAAGGGCGGCGGAGGTTGGTAGGGTGGGGCGTTGGGGTCGTCGGGGTCGCCGCCGTCCCGGAGCGCCGCGTACTCACCGGGGAGCCGGCGGCCCCGGGgctgctccgcctcctcccgcgGGCCGGCCTCGGGGTACTcgggcggcggcagcggcggtttCTCCTCCAGCAGGACGAGCGGGGCGCCGGAGGACACTGGCAGAGCCTTGGCATTGTCGTCCAGCTCGTCGGCGAAAATGATGGGCACGCCCTTCTTGATGAAGGTGGCCTGCTCCTCCAGCGTCAGCTTGCCCTTGCGTTTCTTGCGATAGCACATCATGGCTGCCATCCCCGCCAgcagcaagatggctgccaccACCACGGCGGGGATGACCGTGTGCAGGTAAACGTCGTCGGCGCTGCGCCGGCCGGTGCCCGGGGCCGGGCTGGCGgcagcggcgggcggcggcaGCTCGGCTCGGCCCGGCGGGATGAAGGAGTAGGCGGCGCATCCGGCGCGCCCTTCGGCCGTCACGGCCAGCGGCCGGAAGTCGGGCTCCAGCGCGCGGCGCAGGCTTCCGCTGGGCCTACCATCGGCGTCGGCCAGCATCCGGCTGAGGCGACCGATGTCGTCAGCGGGACAGGGCGCCGGCGCCAGGCTGCTGTTGGTCCACTCCACCAGGATGGAACCGGCGCTGATGTTCCTCAGGCTCACCGTGCTGCAGTTGCGCTCGCCCACGGCGGCGGCCAGCTTGCGCACCAGCAGGATCTTCTTGTGGACGTCGGAGGTCAGCCGGCGCGGCTCCCCCTCCAGGCGGGCCGCGAACACCACCGGGCTTCTGTCCTTGGCAGGCCAGCGCGCCACGCGCACCTCGATGGCGTCGACGGCGCTCAGGCCTCCTTTGTCGGCGGCCTGCACAAAGTACTCGTGCTTGCCGGCGTGATGCGCATCGGGGAGGCCGTAAAGCAGCTGGCTGGTGCTGGCGGGGCAAAAAGGAGAGCGGGTGCGGTTAGATCGCATTTGGACGCCTCCCTCCCTTGCCGCCGCCTTACGCGCGACGACTGGTGCCTCCCACCCGCCGCTGCTGCTGactccagtgttaattttgacaagaaattttcatttagttatactgtcatctttagtctaaaattgattaaagttttagtcataatttagtcatctggttgtattttagttttgatccaattttagtctacgaaaaaaagagcaattttagtcgactaaattgacagtttagtcgatattttcctttagcatacatttcaacttttatacagaaaattacctatttgtaactgtagtttaacacgcaacaCATTTAATGCAATAGTGTCTTTTATTAATTGTttgaatgaaacatgttgaactgacaataatagaaCTTAGTTgtcacctaaataaaaacaaaaaaaaaagtgcataattgcttttGAGATTAACAATTGCACAATGCACAAatcaagtgcagtgaacaccaaggttattttagttgattaaaactaacaaaaaaaaactcagactaaaattaaaaaaacaatttcgttaaaataaaataaaaaggaaaatgctttttaaaaaacaaaaactaactgaaactacattttatgtttacaaaacaaacgtaAGAAAACCGTCCTTCGTTTTTAGTATTTGGTAATGAAtttatgcatgagcctttggggatgattttaaatgtgtgaatgtttaaattatttttagtagatttattttgatataaaccggaataatgaatTTGaaagtcacacagaagtgacgtcatagagcagcagccaatagaaacgcACCTTCACTTGACTTGACGAGCTCTACACAGAGGTTGCAGTTACGCTTTTGGCCAGATGTGGCAGTCACGAGTAAATAATGCAGCTTTAAAGTTGGCTATTTTGAAGCAAAAGTTTTCATGTCATCAAATaggatttttcttttgtcaggTTACAACGACGAGGAGCGATCGTCGTTTGTGCTACTTTTTGACTTACGAGTGCCTCAACATTTCCAGTTACGGCGGCCGCAAGCCGTTAGGTGCCGCCAATAAGTATGTAGCGTACTTGTGAgttacaaaacaaagcaaacgcGCGCGCAGGCAAGTGGAGATGAACGGACGCACCTGTTGAATTGGATCCAGGAAGTTTCTTCTACCACTTCGTTCAGGTTCTTCCGCAAGCTCAGACGCAGCTTGTCGGTGGTTCCGTCTTCTTTGTCGAAGAACGTGTCGGAAGGGATCTTCACCTCAAAATAGGTCCCCACCAGAGCGTTCACCTGGTCGACGGGGTTGCGTAGAACCGGTTTCTCGTTGTACGGATCCGAGGGCGGGCCCGGGGAAGGCGTCGCGCGTGGCTTGGCCGTGGACGTCTTGGGCTCGCGGGGCACCGGCGTGGTTTTGGGCCGTTTGGGCTTCTTGGTGGGTTTGCGTGTGGGAGCCGGCGGCGTGGCGGTCACTTCCACGTAGACGGGCCGGGTGGCTGTGGGCTCGATGGGAAGTACGACGGTGCTGGTGCTCTCCATCACCTTGGTGGGTTGAGGAGGCCCCGGGGTGGGTGTGTGGTAGAGCGGGTCTCGGACCCGTATGGTGGGCTTTCCCGGTAGCGGGACGGGACCACGCGCGGGCGGCGCCGAGCTTTGGGGAGGCACCGCGATGGACGGCGACGACAGCGTGGGGACGATTCGCACGGGCGGCTCCGCCACCACCGACGACGGCGGTAGCGAGGTCAGGACGGGCGTGGGCGTGTTGTTGAATTGGCGCCGAACGCGCTTGGCCACGTGAGGCTTCTTGTTGGCGACGTGCCAGCCCACAACGGGGTACCCCAGCTTGGCCGACATGGCGCCCCCCTTGGCTGGACCCTCGACGTTGGACAGGTTGGGTACGCTGCTCTGGTCCAGTCCGCAACCCAACTTCCACGACAGCAGGGCGCCGTTCTCCACCACCTGCAACCATAAAGACAATCGTCGTTTGTGGCTGCCATTTGCAGGcgcatcaagtcaagtcaagtcaaatcaagtcaagttaagctttatttatataacaccttatcatgttaaaaaaaaaaaaaaaaagcactttaagtgctttacacacacacacacacacacacacacaaaaacgcgTCAAACTCTTTCTTAGTGAGGTGCCTCAGCAGGCTGCGTAGTGCTAatgcaagtcaagtcaagctttatttatataggaCCTTAtcatgtacaaaaacaactcaaagtgatttacacacacaaaaaaacaacaaaaaatgcatcaaactTTTCTTAGCGAGGCGCCGCAGCGGGCCACGTAGCGGTCATGCTAAtgcaaatcaagtcaagtcaggctttatttatatagcaccttatcgtgtacaaaaacaactgaaagtgctttacacacaaaaacaacaaaagaaaatgtgtcaAACTCTTTCTTAGTCTTAGCGAGTCGTCACTGAGGGCCAcgtagcgctaatgctaatgcaagtcaagtcaaactaTTTATATACCTCCTTATCAggtacaaaaacaactcaaagtgctttacacaaaaaaaaaacttttcttagCGTGGTGCCGCAGCAGGCCACGTAGCACTAATGCTAatgcaagtcaagtcaagctttAGTTATATAGCACCTTCTCATGTACAAGAACAACTCAGTgctttacacacaaaaaaacaaacaaaacacgtcAAACTGTTTATTTTCTAACGAGGCGCCGCAGCGGGCCATATAGCGCAAATGCTAatgcaagtcaagtcaagctctGAATAGGACCTtatcatgtacaaaaaaaactcaaaaacgcATCAAACTCTTTTCTTAGCGAGTCTCCGCAGCGGGCCATttagcgctaatgctaaccaTCAATGCTAACAGCCATCTGTAAACTTGAAATCATTTGACACTTGCACAACTCACGAGACAACATTTGTAAATCAATAAAGTCTCCTCGGACCTTCTTAAAAGTTGGGTTAGGTTTGAGGTTCGGGTGACCTCCAACCAAATTTGCTGACTGTGACACAAGTTGTGATTCACTTGAACGTAATCAGCTGGACTGGAACAAGTCCAAGTTGTGGGCGAAAGCGTGGTTACGTCATTGACAGCTACCGGCCTTTCTGCTTTACGATGCAAAGCCATGAGCAAATAGACGGACTGAGTCAGTTTCGTGACCCGGATGGACGGACGTAAACTCATGAGCCGGATTGATCATTGCGATTGACTCAAGGCAGTTattcacattatcaatctggcacTCCACTCGGCAGACTCGTTCGGTAAAGGCGGGACTTGCTGTAAAATACTtccagctgattggacgacgcAGCATCTTTGCACGTTTActttgaccaatcaaggcaacgaaaaatgaaaatgagcgTCTTCCGTCTtgtcttatgctgcattcgaggatggtggcAAGCTGGATTTTTctaagttcaaaccaggaagtgtgcacAGGAATGCCTCTTgcgaagttggaaaaaaaaaggaccctgacttcaccgacggactacaagtgacgtcactctacaatggcaacccctttggaaacacagaccatgaatggtaaaacacagtttactcaagtataaaactagatagctttcttcattcataaatatttcacATAGCTTGACATAACACAACGTAGCCTACATGACAGTATGccactatctccctgcatgaaattatacggtcaactgcttaactgtatggaatgcttatgaaataagatcaaaacaataaatgaagtaaaattgagagaaggtaagtttgctggagttcaaaatgagttttgaggaccaaaataaaaaaacaatttagcactatccaccattttggttgtttactttcacctcaaacgctttcaggtcagaactgggaaaaaacaaatcgaatatatccgacttctgaccatcctcaaatgcagcattaggtGGAAAAGCACGGATATCTTGCCCAGATAAAAATTCATGCAGTGCCTCTCGCCGctcaaattcaacaaggaaaccattcgtctgttaggtttgtttgcttCCCTCCCGCCATCGGCG encodes the following:
- the LOC144004471 gene encoding dystroglycan 1-like, which gives rise to MLHVGGVKMWTVLAALLAAATVGGADTDVDVASGQLEASMSSSLLWEAPHETAATAHHDLPNAWAPVGRVFRVRLPGHMDERLLELCESGKDGLPSWLHWDPPHRTLQGLPLDEDKGVYYISVGVSNASLPSRPRSSSELLSIQVGPEDAGEAASSQASATDGLSCGPEESLTVLTVILDADLSKMSARQRVALLDNMRSFSGVDLQLMRAVPVVNNRLFDMSAFMAGPGNAKKVVENGALLSWKLGCGLDQSSVPNLSNVEGPAKGGAMSAKLGYPVVGWHVANKKPHVAKRVRRQFNNTPTPVLTSLPPSSVVAEPPVRIVPTLSSPSIAVPPQSSAPPARGPVPLPGKPTIRVRDPLYHTPTPGPPQPTKVMESTSTVVLPIEPTATRPVYVEVTATPPAPTRKPTKKPKRPKTTPVPREPKTSTAKPRATPSPGPPSDPYNEKPVLRNPVDQVNALVGTYFEVKIPSDTFFDKEDGTTDKLRLSLRKNLNEVVEETSWIQFNSTSQLLYGLPDAHHAGKHEYFVQAADKGGLSAVDAIEVRVARWPAKDRSPVVFAARLEGEPRRLTSDVHKKILLVRKLAAAVGERNCSTVSLRNISAGSILVEWTNSSLAPAPCPADDIGRLSRMLADADGRPSGSLRRALEPDFRPLAVTAEGRAGCAAYSFIPPGRAELPPPAAAASPAPGTGRRSADDVYLHTVIPAVVVAAILLLAGMAAMMCYRKKRKGKLTLEEQATFIKKGVPIIFADELDDNAKALPVSSGAPLVLLEEKPPLPPPEYPEAGPREEAEQPRGRRLPGEYAALRDGGDPDDPNAPPYQPPPPFAAPQDGKGSRPKNMTPYRSPPPYVPP